CCGGTATGAGCAATACCGGGAGATGGATAGGATGGTGATGGCAGACGCGCCGGTGGTGCCATTGTTCTACGATGAGGTGATCCGGCTGGTGCAACCCAATGTGACCGGGTTGTATGGTAACGGGTTGAACCTCTTGGAGTTAAGACGGGTAAAGAAAAAATAAAAGGGGTAGTTATTTAACATTTCCTTGACATGAAAAGCCATAAAATTGTTCGGGTTCGGACGATTTAGCTTACCTTTGGAGATTATTTGTCACCTTTTCAAAGCATAATTAATGACGGCGATTCTGATATTTTTCGGTGTGCACTGGTTTTTTTCACTCTTTTTTCACACATTCTATTTACACCGCTATGCATCCCATCAGATGTATACTACCAGTAAATTCTGGGAACGATTCTTTTATTTCAGCACCTGGTTTTTCCAGGGTTCATCATATCTGATACCACGCGCTTATGGCGTTATGCACCGCATGCACCATGAGTTTAGCGATACTGAACATGATCCGCATTCTCCGCACTTCTTTAAAGATGTTTGGGGAATGATGGTACAAACACGTTCTATTTACAATGGTTTTGTAACCCGTACGAGCACCGTAGATCCTAAATTTACTGCGGAGCCTTTACCGGAATGGGAAGCCATGGACAGGGTAGGTGATAGCAATATTACCCGTATTGCCTGGATGGTAGCTTATGTAGCTTTCTATGTGGCTTTCGTTCCTA
The Chitinophaga sp. MM2321 DNA segment above includes these coding regions:
- a CDS encoding acyl-CoA desaturase; translated protein: MTAILIFFGVHWFFSLFFHTFYLHRYASHQMYTTSKFWERFFYFSTWFFQGSSYLIPRAYGVMHRMHHEFSDTEHDPHSPHFFKDVWGMMVQTRSIYNGFVTRTSTVDPKFTAEPLPEWEAMDRVGDSNITRIAWMVAYVAFYVAFVPTGMWYLYLLLPIHFLMGPVQGAIVNWCGHKYGYSNFDNGDQSKNTSPWGIILMGELFQNNHHKFKDSPNFAKKWYELDPSYQVMKLLNFIGIIKLKPAMVTAGQLKNAKAA